The Streptococcus parasanguinis genomic sequence TATCTTCTTGATGGCTTCGTCTGTCGCACACTGATTGAGCTTATCTGCGTTGACCCCCATCAAATGGAGTGGTTTTTTATCTCGTACAAATTTTTCTGTAGCAGCAACGGTTTCTGCCATTGTTAAAGGGTCAATTCTGACCCCCATCATTGTAAAACTTTTCAAGCTTATTCTCCCCAAGTGGATTCAAAGTGACCTTTTTGCTCTGATTCTTCAGGCAACTTCATATAATCGCCATAGATCTTTGTCAAATAAGCATCCGGATCAGCATGACCACTGATTTTAATAGTTTCAAAATCAAGGAGTTGTGGCTCCCCAAATACCTCTTTGTAGGCCAATTCTCTCTCGCGATAGGATCCTAAGACATTTCCCACGAGATCACTTGTCTCAAAGTCATATTTTTTAATCGTATTTTGTAACTTTTGATTGATTTTTTCAGTATTTAGTAATTTGTCTAGGTGAAGGATCTTAGAAACCTTCACAATTGAATTTTCAAAGAAACCTCGGTCGCGATTGTGCAATCGATTGATGACAGATATTTTGGAAAGGGCACGGTAATACTTAATTTTATTGGTGTGCAAGAAATAGTGGAAGCCATCTGATGGGTAACCATCTAAAGGAAACACATCGATAAAAGGACTACACACAACCCCACCAAATTCAATTTGAAGTGAGGTATCCATGATAGATGTATTGCCTAAATTATCATCATGGATTCTCAAGATGACATTGCTTGGTAATTCGTTTTGGCAAATTTCCAGAAATTTTTCATAGTCTTTTCTAGGCATGCCCAAATCCATATCGTCATCCCAAGGAATAAAGCCCTTGTGACGAATAGCTCCCAATAAAGTGCCCCCTAAAGCATAGTATCGAAGATTGTGTTTTGTGCAAATCTCAATATACTTTTCTAATAAGGATAGTTCTCCTAATTGAATCTGTCTAACTTTACTCACAGCCTACTTCGCTCCTTCTTTTCTAAGTACAACCTTCACGGTCTTGAGCAGGATCTGAATATCTCTCCAGATCGTCCAACCATCCATATACGCAACGTCGAGTTTGACCACTTCGTCAAAATCTGTAATCTCACTGCGTCCGCTCACTTGCCAAAGGCCTGTAATCCCTGGCTTGAAACTGAGTCGGCGTTTTTGGGCTGGCGTATAGTCTTGGTATTCGTCTACCGTTGGAGGACGAGTTCCGACTAGACTCATATCACCGATCAACACATTGTAAAATTGTGGCAATTCATCCAGACTGGTCTTACGGATAAAGCGTCCGATTGGGGTTACCCGTGGATCGTTTTCCATCTTAAACATGCCACCAGTCATGGTATTTTGTGCCATGAGATCTTTTTTAATCTCTTCGGCATCCACGCGCATGGAGCGGAATTTATAGAAGTTGAAATACCGTCCGTTCTTTCCGACCCGCTTCTGTACAAAGAAGGCAGGGCCGCCATCTTTACGGATTAGAGGGACCAAAACGATACTCACTAGTCCACAAATCAAGAGACCAAAGAGGGCTCCCGCAATATCCAAGAGACGTTTAGCAAAGACGTGACTCGGCTTGTAAAAATTGGTTGAGAAAGTGACGACACTTAGTCCCCCGACTTCTCGAACCCGTTTATTACCCAAGGAAGCGAAGTTAAAGGCATTGAGATTAACCGATACATCGATCCCCATACTCTCAAACTCCGAGACGAAGTCACTAATATTGTAGTCCTCACTTGGCAGATTAATAAACACTTCATCCACCACTTCCTTGGTCACAAAGTTCATCATTTGATCTGGATGCACCACCCGTACACCCGAATGAGCAAAATCCGTATCGTCCATGACGGTGACACCGATCAGTTCCCCATGATAAAGGCTAGGCGAATGCAGAATATCAAATACCTTTTCCATCCGACTGGTCGCTGTGATCAAGAAAATCTTTCGCGAACTTTTCCGTCGTGGTGAAACAGACTTCCGGTATCTCTTGAGCAAGAGATCCATGATATAGACGGAAAACGTATTGAAAAGAAAGAAGTAGATCATCCCCCGACGAGAGATGGAAAAGACCCCATCGAGCATAAAAGAGGTAAAGGTGATCCCAACAGCGAAAAATACGTTGTATTTCAAGACCTGAAAGAGCTCATCTAGATAGCCTCTGCTATAAAAACGATAGGCAATATTGCTAATGTAAAAGGCTACAAAATGCAAGAGATAGAGAATGGCGATCGTCTGTGACGTGTATTCTGCATTCTTAAAAAGACTCACAATGTAAGCTGAAAATAGGACAGCTAAACTTTGAAAGAGAACAATATTTAGTTTTTCCAGTTCAATTCTTTCTTCTCCCATTTTCCCTCAATCCTATTCTTTACTTTTTCCCGTACTCTCCGTAAGATCCATACCCACCGTATGAACCATACTCAGCAGCTTTAATGTTAAATTTATTGAGCACTACTCCTAAGAAAGGTGTGCCTGTTTGTTCTAATTGGTCCTTGGCCTTTTGGACAGCCTTGCGTCCATTGGCACCAGATTCTGTGATCAAGACAGTTCCATCACAGCGTTGGGCGATAATGGCCGCATCGATCACGACCCCGATTGGAGGCGTATCGACAATGATGTAGTCAAAATGCTCACGCAAGGCATCCATCATCACAGTGAAGTTCTTGCTTTGCAAGAGACCTGTTGGGTTTGGCGCGACCTGTCCAGACTCGATGATATCCAAGTTTGGAAAATCAGTCGCATACAAGATTTGGTCCAATTGGCTACGACCAGATAAGAAGTCAGTCAAGCCTTGGATCTTATCCCGACTACGGAAAATCCCTGTCATGACAGAGTTCCGGATATCACAGTCGACCAAGAGGGTCTTGTAACCCGCACGCGCAAAGGCAACGGCCAAGTTGGTTGAAGTGGTTGATTTCCCTTCATTTTCTTGAACAGATGAGATAGCGATGACTTTTAAGTCCACCCCACTCAATTGGATATTCGTCGCAAGGGCATTGAAGTATTCTTCTGCCTTCCGAATTTCTTGTAATTTATTTTTTGAAATTTCTAACGTATTCATGCGATCCCCAGTCTACAGTTTCTTAATATCTGGCACAATACCAAGTAAGGTTAAGCCCATCAACTCTTCGATATCTTCTGGTCTCTTGACACGATCGTCCAAGACTTCTACTACGACCATGAGAACCACCATGAGGCCTGCTCCAGCAATGAAGCCAAGAAGGACATTGCGTCGGATATTTGGTGAAGAAGGTGATTGAGGCACTTCTGCTTCATCCAAGGTCGTAACATCTGACACCTTGGTCACAGAAATGATCTTTTCAGCTGCTACATTCCGAAGGCCATTGGCAATACGAGCTGCCTCTTTTGGATTTCCGTCCTTAGCCGTGATCGAAAGGATACGAGTATCTGTAGGAACGGATACACTGATCTTTTTCGACAACTCAGCAGGTGTCATATCGAGTTTCAATTCTTCGATGGCTTGACTCAAGACATTTTGAGAAAGAATGATTTCACGGTAGTCCTTAACCAAGTAAGAACCCGCCTGCAAATCAGAGTTTGTCAAGGCATTGTTGTCTTGGTTTTGACGACTGACCACATAGATCCGGCTAGTACTTTGGTATTCTTTCTTGGCTAAAAAGGCACTGTAGCCAAATGCTGCAATGGCAAAGACAAGAGCGACCAAAACGATCGAAAACTTGCGTTTCCATAGGGTCTTCAGCATAGCGAAAACATCAATTTCCACTGCTTGATTTTCTTGATTGTTCATTTCCTAATTACTCCTTCATGTGGATCTCTCCACCTGTTTCCTGGTTAGATTAATTCATCCGCTAACAAGAGTTCTTGATTGCTGACAAAGAGAGCTTGTGCTCGTTGTTCTCCGTATTCTTCCTTGATCAAGCGATAGGCTTCTGCCATATAAGGCGGCCGTTTATCTACATTGTGCATATCACTGGCCACAAAGTGCACCAAGTCTTTTTCTAAGAAGTACCGAGCTCGTTTTTTCAGTTGTTTTTGCTCATCCCCAAATAGGCGAGGCTTGAGAACGCTGGAACTATTGATCTGCATGTAGCAGCCCATGTCAATCATCTCTTGCACGCGCTCCTCATTTTTCTCCAAGCACTTGTAGCGCTCAATATGGGCCACCACCGGTGTCACACCTAGATGGAGCAAACGGTCCAAGGCCGTATGAATCTCCTTGTAAGGCGTTCCCATGCTGAATTCAATTAGTGCAAAGCGCGTCTCTGCCAAACGTGGAATGATCTTTTCTTCCAGTTTTTTCAAGACATCATTAGTAAAGTAGATCTCTGCCCCGTAATGAATCGTTAAATCTGGCGCGACCTCTGCCGCAATTTTTTTCACTTCTTGAAAATTTTCAGAAATCTTTTCTTCGGGAGTTTCAAACATTCCCTTGCGACGATGAGAAGTGGAGATAATGGTCCGTACCCCTTGGTGATAGCTTTCTTCCAATAAGGCGCGCGTATCTTCTCTTGTCTTTGGTCCATCATCCACATCAAAGACGATGTGCGAGTGGATATCAATCATTTTTCTTTTCCTTCCATAACTTTTTGGATGGTTTCTTTTGCCTTGGTCAAGCTGGCTTGATCCAACTCCATGACATAGAGGTTGTAACCAGGCATAGCATAAGACGGCAAGTCATTTCGTCCTTGACCGGTAATCGCTTGAGAAGTCACCTCATAAGAACCACCCGTTTCTAACTGGGTATTGATCAAGTTCATCATAGTCGGCAACTGCATATTGGTTTGGACAGAATCTTGGAGGTTTCCGATAATCTCATTGTAGTTGCTTAAGACCTTGGTAGAGGTCAACTTTTTGATAATGGCCGCAATGACTTTTTCTTGGTTTTTACCACGGTCATTGTCGCCACCTTGGAGAGAGTAGCGTTCTCGGACAAAACCGAGAGCTTGCTCTGAATTCAAATGAACCTTTCCAACTGGGAAATGGAACTTGCCATGAAGGCTCGTGAATTCTTGGTCATTTTCCACATCGATTCCCCCTAGAAGGTCAATCAACTTGAGGAAGGAGGTGAAATTGAGACGAACGTAGTAGTTGAGCTTGATATCATAGAGATTCTCAAGGGTATGGATCGAAGCATCCACTCCGTAGATCCCCGCGTGGGTCAACTTATCGTTCTGGTTGTTACCACCATCTGCAATCGGTACATAGGCATCCCGTGGAGTCGTTGTCAATAGGACTTGCTTGGTCTTTCGATTGACCGTCATGATGATATTGACATCTGAACGTGAAACCGAGGTTACTGGGCCATAGGTATCGATCCCGCTGACATAGATGTTAAAGACATCCGCATTGGCAGACACCTTGCTCGTCGCTGCCACTTCTTTTCGGATCTTGTAGGAATAGATTTTCTTCAACTTCTTCGCATAGTCCGCATCTTCTGCAGCGATGGTATCTTCAAAAGTACTGTTGAGCACCATAGCAGAAGCATTCCCTTCTTGCAGGCTCTTATAGGCATCTAGATAAGTCGGTGCATCCACTACAGAAATTTCCTGACCCTTGGTCTTTTTGATGTTGTCCAAGAGGGCAGTGAGATTGGCTTCGTTATTGTTGCCCTTTGGGGCTACCACTTCCTTGATTTCTTTAATATCTTTGATGTCACTGTCTTTCTTGACATAGACAGCCATCTCAAACTCTGTATAGTTAGAGTGGCCATTGACATTACTGGTCAGATTCAGCAGCTGTTGACTAGCAAACAAAACTCCTGAACTAGCCAATAAGCCGACAAGAAGCAGGACCAAAGTTGTTTTTTTGGCCTGATTTTTGATCACAAACCAAGCTGATAAGAGCAAGAGAAGAGCTAGTAGTGCAATCACGAGAACATTGACATAACGAAAAGCCAAGATGTTATTGGCCAACATGGTATAGGTCGCCCAACTTGCAGTCATAAGCAAAAAAATAAGCAATACGGAATTAATGATTCGCAATTGCCCCCACTTATGTTCTGAACGACGACTCCGTCTCCTTTGTGACATAAATACCTCCAATTAGTCCTAATCATATTTATTGTAACATATTTTTAGCAAAAAATGCATTAATTATCACTTTTTTGTCCATTATGGACATTCGAAAAGTAAGCGTTTTCCGAAATAAGCAAAATCCCTTGTATACTTATGCAGAGAATCCAAAAAAACCGGGTGAAAAACCCGGCTTTTTTGAAGATCCTACAAAAGATCATCTCGTTTGACCTGCTCAAAACTTTCTTTACCGTCATTGAGCTTGTCCCAGATGACGACTTTTCCTTCTTTGAGGGATTTTTGAACATCGATGATCCGCTGGTTAGAAGAGCCACGAAACTGCAACATGAGGTTGCGTTTGCTTTTATCATAGCGGCCATCGACCAGGATATCAATCAGCGACAAGAGCTCCAGTTTATCAGGCGTTTCTAACATCATTTCTTCCCAAGTGTAGCCAGTCCAAGACCAGATGTCTTTGTTGGGCAACTCTTTTCTCACGCGCTTGACCAAGGGCAGAAGGATGCCGGTGTTGAGAAAGGGTTCCCCCCCAAGCAGGGTCAAGCCCTGGACATAAGGTTGAGCCAGATCTGCCATGATCTGCTCTTCTAATTCTTTGGTATAGGGAATGCCTGCATTGAAAGACCAGGTCGCTACATTGTAACAGCCCTCACAGTGAAACATGCAACCCGCCACATAAAGGGAGTTGCGGACCCCTTCGCCGTCGACAAAGTTAAAAGCCTTGTAATCGATGATGCGCCCTTGGCTCAGTTCTTCACTCTTCCACTCGCCTGGTTTAGGTGTATTCCATGTCATCCTTCTACTCCACTTCTATCCAATAACGCTCCGTTCCATTTTGAACATCTTCAAATTGACCGCCATTAGCTAAGATAACCGCTCGGCTGGCCGGATTTTCCGTGCTACAAGTCACAAGAGCACGATGGATGTTCTTTTCCTTGGCAATTTGCAAGCCCTGACGGAGAGCTTCCTTAGCATAACCTTTACCTCTTTCAGATGGGCGAATAGAATATCCTATATTCCCTGCATAATTCAGCAATCCCTCATTTAGTCTCAACCGTAAATTTAAAAAACCTAAAGCATGACCTGATTTATCAAACAATACGAACTGAATTGATGGAAC encodes the following:
- a CDS encoding GNAT family N-acetyltransferase translates to MELRRPTLADKETILNMMTEFEETQSAHDGGFWDAENFDYEEWLETNLNKEMGIGLPENRVPSIQFVLFDKSGHALGFLNLRLRLNEGLLNYAGNIGYSIRPSERGKGYAKEALRQGLQIAKEKNIHRALVTCSTENPASRAVILANGGQFEDVQNGTERYWIEVE
- a CDS encoding LicD family protein gives rise to the protein MSKVRQIQLGELSLLEKYIEICTKHNLRYYALGGTLLGAIRHKGFIPWDDDMDLGMPRKDYEKFLEICQNELPSNVILRIHDDNLGNTSIMDTSLQIEFGGVVCSPFIDVFPLDGYPSDGFHYFLHTNKIKYYRALSKISVINRLHNRDRGFFENSIVKVSKILHLDKLLNTEKINQKLQNTIKKYDFETSDLVGNVLGSYRERELAYKEVFGEPQLLDFETIKISGHADPDAYLTKIYGDYMKLPEESEQKGHFESTWGE
- a CDS encoding tyrosine-protein kinase → MNTLEISKNKLQEIRKAEEYFNALATNIQLSGVDLKVIAISSVQENEGKSTTSTNLAVAFARAGYKTLLVDCDIRNSVMTGIFRSRDKIQGLTDFLSGRSQLDQILYATDFPNLDIIESGQVAPNPTGLLQSKNFTVMMDALREHFDYIIVDTPPIGVVIDAAIIAQRCDGTVLITESGANGRKAVQKAKDQLEQTGTPFLGVVLNKFNIKAAEYGSYGGYGSYGEYGKK
- the nrdG gene encoding anaerobic ribonucleoside-triphosphate reductase activating protein — its product is MTWNTPKPGEWKSEELSQGRIIDYKAFNFVDGEGVRNSLYVAGCMFHCEGCYNVATWSFNAGIPYTKELEEQIMADLAQPYVQGLTLLGGEPFLNTGILLPLVKRVRKELPNKDIWSWTGYTWEEMMLETPDKLELLSLIDILVDGRYDKSKRNLMLQFRGSSNQRIIDVQKSLKEGKVVIWDKLNDGKESFEQVKRDDLL
- the cps4B gene encoding capsular polysaccharide biosynthesis protein Cps4B; this translates as MIDIHSHIVFDVDDGPKTREDTRALLEESYHQGVRTIISTSHRRKGMFETPEEKISENFQEVKKIAAEVAPDLTIHYGAEIYFTNDVLKKLEEKIIPRLAETRFALIEFSMGTPYKEIHTALDRLLHLGVTPVVAHIERYKCLEKNEERVQEMIDMGCYMQINSSSVLKPRLFGDEQKQLKKRARYFLEKDLVHFVASDMHNVDKRPPYMAEAYRLIKEEYGEQRAQALFVSNQELLLADELI
- a CDS encoding sugar transferase, with product MGEERIELEKLNIVLFQSLAVLFSAYIVSLFKNAEYTSQTIAILYLLHFVAFYISNIAYRFYSRGYLDELFQVLKYNVFFAVGITFTSFMLDGVFSISRRGMIYFFLFNTFSVYIMDLLLKRYRKSVSPRRKSSRKIFLITATSRMEKVFDILHSPSLYHGELIGVTVMDDTDFAHSGVRVVHPDQMMNFVTKEVVDEVFINLPSEDYNISDFVSEFESMGIDVSVNLNAFNFASLGNKRVREVGGLSVVTFSTNFYKPSHVFAKRLLDIAGALFGLLICGLVSIVLVPLIRKDGGPAFFVQKRVGKNGRYFNFYKFRSMRVDAEEIKKDLMAQNTMTGGMFKMENDPRVTPIGRFIRKTSLDELPQFYNVLIGDMSLVGTRPPTVDEYQDYTPAQKRRLSFKPGITGLWQVSGRSEITDFDEVVKLDVAYMDGWTIWRDIQILLKTVKVVLRKEGAK
- a CDS encoding Wzz/FepE/Etk N-terminal domain-containing protein produces the protein MNNQENQAVEIDVFAMLKTLWKRKFSIVLVALVFAIAAFGYSAFLAKKEYQSTSRIYVVSRQNQDNNALTNSDLQAGSYLVKDYREIILSQNVLSQAIEELKLDMTPAELSKKISVSVPTDTRILSITAKDGNPKEAARIANGLRNVAAEKIISVTKVSDVTTLDEAEVPQSPSSPNIRRNVLLGFIAGAGLMVVLMVVVEVLDDRVKRPEDIEELMGLTLLGIVPDIKKL
- the cpsA gene encoding LCP family glycopolymer transferase CpsA, with the protein product MSQRRRSRRSEHKWGQLRIINSVLLIFLLMTASWATYTMLANNILAFRYVNVLVIALLALLLLLSAWFVIKNQAKKTTLVLLLVGLLASSGVLFASQQLLNLTSNVNGHSNYTEFEMAVYVKKDSDIKDIKEIKEVVAPKGNNNEANLTALLDNIKKTKGQEISVVDAPTYLDAYKSLQEGNASAMVLNSTFEDTIAAEDADYAKKLKKIYSYKIRKEVAATSKVSANADVFNIYVSGIDTYGPVTSVSRSDVNIIMTVNRKTKQVLLTTTPRDAYVPIADGGNNQNDKLTHAGIYGVDASIHTLENLYDIKLNYYVRLNFTSFLKLIDLLGGIDVENDQEFTSLHGKFHFPVGKVHLNSEQALGFVRERYSLQGGDNDRGKNQEKVIAAIIKKLTSTKVLSNYNEIIGNLQDSVQTNMQLPTMMNLINTQLETGGSYEVTSQAITGQGRNDLPSYAMPGYNLYVMELDQASLTKAKETIQKVMEGKEK